A genomic stretch from Streptobacillus canis includes:
- the smc gene encoding chromosome segregation protein SMC — translation MYLKALELNGFKSFSTKTVIDFTQGITSIVGPNGSGKSNILDAILWVLGEQSYKNIRAAMSSDVIFSGGKNKKHANSAEVSLLIDNTDRYLDYEADEVKITRRIYRNGDGEYLINNRKSRLKDIHNLFMDTGIGKQAYSIIGQGRVERIIGSNPKEIREILEEAAGTKRAKVEKEEALKKLSNVQVELDKIIYVEKELEQRVKRLKEESEKAGLYNSIVHQINVNKYMLYEYNINNISNEQTKLNNEKETNNKKIEEIQSKLELEKNSLIETGEKKNNLIQSIEEEKNKLNNIFRELEEIKESLSISIREKSNYEVKLSEKLAIKDKLLQEEKGYSEKLFNENKEINDLTKEYKKKNEIIDNLKEKIDYLTKLRNEIEEKLSVHEKAINEIEMKRYRLRGDNEDLERKNKLTENNIAKLEEEKKALTLNLEKIKLEFDALKNKQISQEESNKNIIDKQKEYTEKISRLERERKVLITERQRLIFEKESKISKLTSIQKTLDDNVFLTASSKYILDTFKNDKNIVGSVSNLLEIPEKYLTAISTLIGFSLNDIVIKNASGSKKYIEELKNKKIGTISFLPLDTIKVSTKLSRLPEGKGVIDFARNIVKIKENENIKVVDHLLSNAIVVEDLDIANSLIINGYSDRIITLDGDLVSARGRISGGYKKNKVDLTLSKKEELNTIKKEIEILENKNKDFENKFAEITKKIESVDEKLNLENEKVSKFKLEYNDIKYLLDLKNNEVSSLERKIDTINYEIKDSKLMIVENTNKIDNNLQEIDKSMNVIEEIYSEREELEFKLGEIEDLDKHQTKLHHLLVDFAVLNEKLTNKKNSKDELELVYNKVRKDLEEIDIFEHNKDELFGKYNDEIEEKNSKIEELTNNKNNLSECISDDEVQLKELEKKETNHFTSISELEKETIKMINIVEKLSESIGRNSKELESLNEKMEELHESKESIVNDFNYNPLEEENVSTVKSNITRLENKKNNIGTVNLSSIEEYNFENERYIELVSQKQDLENSSNSIRDLISNIENDMVNKFTFALNEIKNNFKYMCSEIFYGAKGDIKLTNPENILTTGLELSVKYKNKPEQTLMLLSGGEKSMLAVSFIMAIFMFKPSPFTFFDEIEAALDEANTKKIVELLRRFIDKSQFILITHNKETMKGSDRLYGVTMNKEIGESKIVSVDI, via the coding sequence ATGTATTTAAAGGCGTTAGAATTAAATGGATTTAAGTCTTTTTCTACTAAGACTGTTATAGATTTTACACAAGGGATTACATCTATAGTTGGTCCAAATGGAAGTGGAAAGAGTAATATATTAGATGCAATATTATGGGTATTAGGTGAACAAAGCTATAAAAATATACGGGCTGCGATGAGTAGTGATGTAATTTTTTCTGGTGGAAAAAATAAAAAACATGCTAATAGTGCTGAAGTTAGTCTATTGATAGATAATACAGATAGATACTTAGATTATGAGGCTGACGAAGTTAAAATTACTAGAAGAATATATAGAAATGGTGATGGGGAATATTTAATTAATAACAGAAAATCTAGATTAAAAGATATCCATAATTTATTTATGGATACTGGAATAGGTAAACAAGCTTATTCAATTATTGGTCAAGGTAGAGTTGAAAGAATTATCGGTTCTAATCCAAAAGAAATTAGAGAAATTTTAGAAGAAGCAGCTGGAACAAAAAGAGCAAAAGTAGAGAAAGAAGAAGCTTTAAAAAAATTATCTAATGTACAAGTTGAATTAGATAAAATAATTTACGTTGAAAAAGAATTAGAGCAAAGAGTTAAAAGATTAAAAGAAGAATCAGAAAAAGCAGGGTTATATAATAGTATAGTTCATCAAATTAATGTTAATAAATACATGCTTTATGAATATAATATAAATAATATTTCTAATGAACAAACCAAATTAAACAATGAGAAAGAAACTAATAATAAAAAAATTGAAGAGATACAATCTAAACTTGAATTAGAAAAAAATAGTTTAATAGAAACAGGTGAAAAGAAAAATAATTTAATACAGTCTATAGAAGAAGAAAAAAATAAATTGAATAATATTTTTAGAGAATTAGAAGAAATAAAAGAAAGTTTAAGTATTTCTATAAGAGAAAAGTCAAATTATGAAGTAAAATTATCTGAAAAATTAGCTATTAAAGATAAATTGTTACAAGAAGAAAAAGGATATAGTGAGAAATTATTTAATGAAAATAAAGAAATTAATGATTTAACCAAAGAATATAAAAAGAAAAACGAAATAATAGATAACTTAAAAGAAAAGATTGATTATTTAACAAAATTACGTAATGAAATCGAAGAAAAATTATCAGTACATGAAAAAGCTATAAATGAAATAGAAATGAAGAGATATAGATTAAGAGGAGATAATGAAGATTTAGAAAGAAAAAATAAATTAACAGAAAATAATATCGCTAAACTTGAAGAAGAAAAAAAAGCATTAACTTTAAATCTTGAAAAAATAAAATTAGAATTTGATGCATTAAAGAACAAACAAATATCACAAGAAGAATCTAATAAAAATATTATTGATAAACAAAAGGAATATACTGAAAAAATATCAAGATTAGAAAGAGAAAGAAAAGTATTAATAACCGAGAGGCAAAGATTAATTTTTGAAAAAGAATCAAAAATTTCAAAATTAACATCTATACAAAAAACTCTTGATGATAATGTATTCTTAACAGCATCAAGTAAATATATTTTAGATACATTTAAAAATGATAAAAATATTGTTGGAAGTGTTTCTAATTTATTAGAAATTCCTGAAAAATACTTAACGGCAATTTCTACTTTGATTGGATTTAGTTTAAATGATATTGTAATTAAAAATGCCAGTGGAAGTAAAAAATATATAGAAGAATTAAAGAATAAAAAGATTGGAACAATATCTTTTTTACCATTAGATACAATTAAAGTTTCAACAAAGTTATCTAGATTACCAGAAGGTAAAGGTGTAATAGATTTTGCAAGAAATATTGTTAAAATAAAAGAAAATGAAAATATTAAAGTTGTAGATCACTTATTATCTAATGCTATAGTAGTTGAAGATTTAGATATAGCAAATTCATTAATAATAAATGGATATAGTGATAGAATAATAACTTTAGATGGAGACCTAGTTTCTGCTAGAGGTAGAATATCTGGTGGATATAAGAAAAATAAGGTAGATTTAACACTTAGTAAAAAAGAAGAGTTAAACACTATAAAAAAAGAAATTGAAATTTTAGAAAATAAAAATAAAGACTTTGAAAATAAATTTGCTGAAATAACTAAAAAAATTGAGAGTGTAGATGAAAAATTAAATCTTGAAAATGAAAAAGTAAGTAAATTTAAATTAGAGTATAATGATATAAAATATTTACTTGATTTAAAAAATAATGAAGTATCTAGTTTAGAAAGAAAAATAGATACAATTAACTATGAAATAAAAGATAGTAAATTAATGATAGTAGAAAATACGAATAAGATAGATAATAATCTACAAGAAATAGATAAATCTATGAATGTTATAGAAGAAATATATAGTGAGAGAGAAGAGTTAGAATTTAAATTAGGTGAAATAGAAGATTTAGATAAACATCAGACTAAGTTACATCATTTACTTGTTGATTTTGCTGTTTTAAATGAAAAATTAACTAATAAGAAAAATTCTAAAGATGAACTTGAATTAGTGTATAATAAAGTAAGAAAAGATTTAGAAGAAATAGATATATTTGAACATAATAAAGATGAGTTATTTGGTAAGTATAATGATGAAATTGAAGAAAAAAATTCTAAAATAGAGGAATTAACAAATAATAAAAATAACTTAAGTGAATGTATATCTGATGATGAAGTTCAACTAAAAGAATTAGAGAAAAAAGAAACAAATCATTTTACTAGTATTAGTGAATTAGAAAAAGAAACTATTAAAATGATAAATATAGTAGAAAAATTATCAGAAAGTATAGGTAGAAATTCTAAAGAACTTGAAAGTCTAAATGAAAAAATGGAAGAATTACATGAAAGTAAAGAGAGTATAGTAAATGACTTTAACTATAACCCTCTAGAAGAGGAAAATGTAAGTACTGTTAAGAGTAATATTACAAGATTAGAAAATAAAAAGAATAATATAGGTACTGTAAATCTTTCATCTATAGAAGAATATAATTTTGAAAATGAGAGATATATAGAATTAGTTTCTCAAAAACAAGATTTAGAAAATAGTTCTAACTCTATAAGAGACTTGATATCAAATATAGAAAATGATATGGTAAATAAATTTACATTTGCATTAAATGAAATAAAAAATAATTTTAAATATATGTGTTCAGAAATATTTTATGGTGCAAAGGGAGATATTAAATTAACTAATCCAGAAAATATTTTAACTACTGGATTAGAATTAAGTGTAAAATATAAGAATAAACCAGAGCAAACATTAATGTTATTATCTGGTGGTGAAAAATCAATGTTAGCTGTTTCATTTATTATGGCAATATTTATGTTTAAGCCTTCACCATTTACATTCTTTGATGAAATAGAGGCTGCACTTGATGAAGCAAATACTAAAAAAATAGTGGAACTTTTAAGAAGATTTATTGATAAATCACAATTTATATTAATTACACATAATAAAGAAACAATGAAAGGTTCAGATAGGTTATATGGAGTAACTATGAACAAAGAGATAGGGGAATCAAAAATTGTTTCTGTAGATATATAG
- a CDS encoding L,D-transpeptidase family protein has protein sequence MKKYLVLLLILGMYNINYTKEEGVEVKEEKTTTVVEVKKEEQKSEENKQEEKKEEVKVEEKKNEVIKEVETDEKPQKKEEKSQFNYIQKFDNLEENVTLNLKFDKYFDKNLNRFAYTKITTNIRNLPSTKGTKVMGSIKPGTRLPLLGIIKGNDGKEWLEVIYKEKKHYLYAGNAKVRGFNWQKAIEKANKINAFIVSANKAKKDIYFLDSYVSLNTETDGKKDKFGNAANQSIKAYFNNNKEYINLPDRSLVTLEKQDDKYVYIKTLSYGDEIYAVPKGHIRRFKKANVNKLVDKFIYIDRDSQTQVTIERNKNTNVYNVNAVGYITTGITKGVGFVTPYGDFLVAYTKPVMAYASDYEKEPILNSKGEKIGEKPIVIGDARYAIRFSGGGYLHGIPSTFEPKENRDARKRVTASKLGTIPLSHKCVRNEDDVIEHLYRWVNGKNKIQKNGFTYPEENVIVIVD, from the coding sequence ATGAAAAAGTATTTAGTATTATTATTAATACTTGGAATGTATAATATAAATTATACAAAAGAAGAAGGGGTAGAAGTAAAAGAAGAAAAAACAACAACAGTAGTTGAAGTAAAAAAAGAAGAACAAAAATCTGAAGAAAATAAACAAGAAGAAAAAAAAGAAGAAGTAAAAGTTGAAGAGAAAAAAAATGAGGTAATAAAAGAAGTTGAAACTGATGAAAAACCTCAAAAAAAAGAGGAAAAATCACAATTTAACTATATACAAAAATTTGATAATTTAGAAGAAAATGTAACTCTAAACTTAAAATTTGATAAATATTTTGATAAAAATTTAAATAGATTTGCATATACTAAAATAACAACTAATATCAGAAATTTACCTTCAACAAAAGGTACAAAAGTAATGGGTAGTATAAAACCAGGGACTAGATTACCGTTGCTAGGAATAATAAAAGGAAATGATGGTAAAGAATGGTTAGAAGTAATATATAAAGAAAAGAAACACTATCTTTATGCTGGAAATGCTAAAGTAAGAGGATTTAACTGGCAAAAAGCTATAGAAAAAGCTAATAAAATTAATGCATTTATTGTATCTGCAAATAAAGCTAAAAAAGATATTTATTTTCTAGATAGCTATGTTTCTTTAAATACTGAAACAGATGGTAAAAAAGATAAATTTGGTAATGCAGCAAATCAAAGTATAAAAGCTTATTTCAATAATAATAAAGAATACATTAATTTACCGGACAGATCTCTTGTAACTTTAGAAAAACAAGATGATAAATATGTTTATATAAAGACATTATCATATGGTGATGAGATTTATGCAGTACCAAAAGGGCATATAAGAAGATTTAAAAAAGCTAATGTTAATAAACTTGTAGATAAATTTATATACATTGATAGAGATAGTCAAACTCAAGTTACAATAGAAAGAAACAAGAATACAAATGTATATAATGTAAATGCAGTTGGATATATAACTACAGGTATAACAAAAGGTGTTGGATTTGTTACACCATATGGTGACTTTTTAGTTGCATATACAAAACCTGTTATGGCATATGCATCTGATTATGAAAAAGAACCAATTTTAAATTCAAAAGGAGAAAAAATAGGTGAAAAACCAATAGTTATTGGAGATGCAAGATATGCAATTAGATTCTCTGGTGGAGGATATCTGCATGGAATTCCATCAACTTTTGAACCAAAAGAAAATAGAGATGCTAGAAAGAGAGTTACAGCATCTAAATTAGGAACTATTCCTTTATCACATAAATGTGTAAGAAATGAAGATGATGTAATTGAACACTTATACAGATGGGTTAATGGAAAAAATAAAATTCAAAAAAATGGGTTTACATATCCAGAAGAAAATGTTATAGTAATTGTTGACTAA
- a CDS encoding deoxycytidylate deaminase — MKRTDFLSWDEYFMGIAFLSANRSKDPVTQVGACIVKDSKIVGIGYNGFPMGSSDDEVPWGKEGDFLNTKYAYVVHAELNAILNSNRDLKGSTIYVTHFPCNECAKSIIQTGISKVVFFSDKHKDKDSSIASRRMLNNAGIEIVKLELGIEELVIKFKD; from the coding sequence ATGAAAAGAACAGATTTTTTATCTTGGGATGAATATTTTATGGGAATAGCATTTTTATCAGCAAATAGAAGTAAAGATCCAGTAACACAGGTTGGTGCATGTATTGTTAAAGATAGTAAAATTGTGGGAATAGGGTATAATGGATTTCCTATGGGATCTAGTGATGATGAAGTACCTTGGGGGAAAGAAGGAGACTTTTTAAATACTAAATATGCATATGTTGTACATGCAGAATTAAATGCAATTTTAAATAGTAATAGAGATTTAAAAGGATCAACAATATATGTAACACATTTCCCTTGTAATGAGTGTGCTAAAAGTATTATTCAAACAGGTATATCAAAAGTTGTATTTTTTTCTGATAAACACAAAGATAAAGATAGTTCTATAGCATCAAGAAGAATGTTAAATAATGCAGGTATAGAAATAGTTAAATTAGAATTAGGAATAGAAGAATTAGTTATTAAATTTAAAGATTAA
- a CDS encoding queuosine precursor transporter, whose translation MLGFLGKNEVIWLLYVLINYSVILFAYRRWGKVGLMIFAPISIILANIQVNKLVYLFGIETTLGNIAYSSIFLISDILSENYGKKAASKVVGIGFLTMIFTTVVMNIALVLTPSSSDTNQVHLAAIFTPFIRLMIASLLAYVVSSNIDIYLYQVIKKIFPDFTNIWIRNNLSTLLSQVLDNLIFNFVAFYGVFPVSLILTITFSTYFLKIITSALDTPFVYIATYWKNKGVIEEI comes from the coding sequence ATGTTAGGATTTTTAGGAAAAAACGAAGTTATCTGGCTTCTATATGTTTTAATCAATTATTCAGTTATTTTATTTGCTTACAGAAGATGGGGAAAAGTAGGACTAATGATTTTTGCACCTATCTCTATTATACTTGCAAATATACAAGTAAATAAATTAGTTTATTTATTTGGGATAGAAACTACTTTAGGTAATATTGCCTATAGTTCTATATTTTTAATTTCAGATATATTATCAGAAAATTATGGTAAGAAGGCAGCCTCTAAAGTTGTTGGAATTGGATTTTTAACTATGATTTTTACTACGGTTGTTATGAATATAGCGTTAGTATTAACTCCATCAAGTAGTGATACTAATCAAGTACATTTAGCAGCTATATTTACACCATTTATTAGATTGATGATAGCATCATTACTTGCATATGTTGTATCATCTAATATAGATATATATCTATATCAAGTTATAAAGAAAATATTCCCGGATTTCACTAATATTTGGATTAGAAATAATTTAAGTACTTTATTAAGCCAAGTATTAGATAATCTAATATTTAACTTTGTAGCATTTTATGGGGTATTCCCTGTATCGTTAATATTAACAATAACATTCTCAACATATTTCTTGAAAATAATTACTTCAGCATTAGATACACCGTTTGTATATATTGCAACTTATTGGAAGAATAAAGGAGTAATTGAAGAAATATAA
- the xseA gene encoding exodeoxyribonuclease VII large subunit, with the protein MSKCLTVTEVGTLVEKLIKGSDIKNLYIEGEVSNITYQKSGHLYFTLKDSAAQIKCAVFGYLYKNNIPRDLKEGEKVKVFASISYYKPSGTINFNVETLEKMDSIGLLYQKLEELKKEYLEKGYFDEDKKKKIPITVKRLGVVTAETGAAIKDIINTTHNRDKYVDIFLYPVKVQGEGAKEEIVEAIKYFNANQDKYNLDALIVGRGGGSIEDLWAFNEREVIEAIYESNIFVVSAVGHETDTLLSDFVADLRASTPTQAAEKIIRNYNEVMNNLQTFEYKVTRCLENKYNSLKKEMETLKNSYIIRNFEDNFTDRRLLLSDLEEKIDRNIKIKFDRANHNMEVIKSKINLNNLLSKLENLSMILESNSEKIVKIIENKIEKKKFELENLKLNVAKHSNEDILKKGYTITTYKGKVVKRSIEVSSGSTIKTRFSDGYIESKVK; encoded by the coding sequence ATGAGTAAATGTTTAACTGTTACTGAAGTAGGAACTTTAGTTGAAAAATTGATAAAAGGTAGTGATATTAAGAATTTATATATTGAAGGTGAAGTATCTAATATTACTTATCAAAAATCAGGACATCTTTATTTTACGTTGAAAGATTCAGCAGCGCAGATAAAATGTGCAGTTTTTGGATATTTATATAAAAACAATATACCAAGAGATTTAAAAGAGGGTGAGAAAGTAAAAGTTTTTGCAAGTATTTCTTATTATAAACCTTCAGGAACTATTAATTTTAATGTTGAGACTTTAGAAAAAATGGATAGTATTGGTTTGCTTTATCAAAAACTAGAGGAATTAAAAAAAGAATATCTTGAAAAAGGGTATTTTGATGAAGATAAGAAAAAGAAAATACCAATAACAGTTAAAAGATTGGGAGTAGTTACTGCTGAAACAGGAGCAGCAATTAAGGATATAATAAATACAACACATAATAGGGATAAATATGTAGATATTTTTCTTTATCCTGTAAAGGTACAAGGTGAAGGTGCAAAAGAGGAAATAGTAGAAGCAATTAAGTATTTTAATGCAAATCAAGATAAATATAATTTAGATGCATTAATAGTTGGACGTGGTGGAGGAAGTATAGAGGATTTATGGGCCTTTAATGAAAGAGAAGTTATTGAAGCAATATATGAATCAAATATATTTGTAGTTTCTGCAGTAGGTCATGAGACAGATACATTATTATCTGATTTTGTTGCTGATTTAAGAGCTTCTACACCAACACAAGCAGCTGAAAAAATAATAAGAAACTATAATGAAGTAATGAATAATTTACAAACATTTGAATACAAAGTAACGAGATGTTTAGAGAATAAATATAATTCTTTAAAAAAAGAGATGGAAACTTTAAAAAATTCGTATATAATAAGAAACTTTGAAGATAATTTTACGGATAGAAGACTATTGTTGTCAGATTTAGAAGAAAAGATAGATAGAAATATTAAAATAAAATTTGATAGAGCAAATCATAATATGGAGGTTATTAAATCTAAAATTAATTTAAATAATTTACTATCAAAGTTAGAAAATTTAAGTATGATTTTAGAATCAAATAGTGAAAAGATTGTAAAAATAATTGAAAATAAAATAGAAAAGAAAAAATTTGAATTAGAAAACTTAAAATTAAATGTAGCAAAACATTCTAATGAAGATATTTTGAAAAAAGGATATACAATTACGACATATAAAGGTAAGGTTGTAAAAAGAAGTATTGAAGTTAGTAGTGGAAGTACAATTAAGACAAGATTTTCTGATGGATATATAGAAAGTAAAGTTAAATAG
- a CDS encoding Spx/MgsR family RNA polymerase-binding regulatory protein: MKYIQYPKCTTCQKALKHLEEKGCKLEKRHIVDEKLSKEELKEIYEKSGLDIKKMFNTSGILYKEMNLKEKLDTMTLDEKLEVLSTNGMLVKRPILIDGDKVIIGYKKENYDNI, translated from the coding sequence ATGAAGTATATACAATATCCTAAATGTACAACTTGCCAAAAAGCACTAAAACATTTAGAAGAAAAAGGATGTAAATTAGAAAAAAGACATATAGTTGATGAAAAGTTATCTAAAGAAGAGCTAAAAGAAATATATGAAAAATCAGGATTAGATATAAAAAAAATGTTTAATACTAGTGGGATTTTATATAAAGAAATGAACTTGAAAGAAAAATTAGATACTATGACATTAGATGAAAAATTAGAAGTTTTATCTACTAATGGAATGTTAGTTAAAAGACCTATTTTAATAGATGGAGATAAAGTTATTATAGGATATAAAAAAGAAAACTACGATAATATCTAG